One Embleya scabrispora DNA window includes the following coding sequences:
- a CDS encoding DUF397 domain-containing protein → MTSPGHKAEPAAPQLDQARWHTSSFSNGGEQCVQVAHLPGGHTAIRDSKAPTHGHLRYTARTWTAFCNTTHQDPPGSQPSA, encoded by the coding sequence GTGACCAGCCCCGGCCACAAGGCCGAGCCAGCCGCCCCCCAGCTCGACCAAGCCCGCTGGCACACCTCGTCCTTCAGCAACGGCGGCGAGCAATGCGTCCAGGTCGCGCACCTACCCGGCGGCCACACCGCAATCCGGGACTCCAAAGCCCCGACCCACGGCCACCTGCGCTACACCGCCCGAACGTGGACGGCCTTCTGCAACACCACCCACCAGGACCCACCCGGGTCGCAACCGTCCGCGTAG
- a CDS encoding lantibiotic dehydratase, with protein sequence MGSTNEKPRQDPTRFRLAGGALLRAVRPVEAPPPWPDPAGAGPHAHGVWLGWLRQVWAIPEVVEAIAHASPGLDGRVRALCAAADPDVRATRAAVVSVARYLRRMSHRPTPAGLFAGVAALGFGARASARWGRDHRGLARADARWLALIVERLEATPQVVRLIPVLADDTLFVRGSRLIVPYGPGPDPSGPAVELSMRYTAPVRAALELARSPIVHHDLESRLRERFPTVARERVAALVRDLVARRVLLTALRAPSTEPDALGHLVRALEEAGVGPASGVDALREIHTLLAGHDRVVIGRSAGLRAVAAARMRAVQDCGRHPVAVDVRLDADVVLPWAVAREVEEAALLLARLSPMPHGTPAWADYHRRFYRRYGTGALVPLLDVVADSGIGWPGGYPGAPVPERFPRAGHRDAVLSALAQRAALEGCVEVVPDRALLARLAGPDTSRVWLPPHLEVVVRVEAADTNALDRGDFRVVVVSLSRAAGVVGGRFLDLLGHRGGDELAQAWAALPAGDAGTVTAQLSFPPLSPAGAHVARSIRVSPRVVSLGEHRDRRDENVLTARDLVVGADGHRLYVAAPRWGRRVEAWATHALNLRRYTPPLARLVTELPRAACAQIVDFDWGAAASLPFLPRVRVGRVVLSAARWRLEADELPSWSTAWGVWDEHLTGWRARRRLPDRVVLVDGDRRLPLDMDETADRVLLREHLRDRVCAVLEEGPARDGDGWSGGRPHEVVVPVAATGPPGWPCPPPPTRERIVGRDHARTPGASALLYARLHGDPRRQDTILTDHLPALWTGAPADGAGAPVWWFLRCDDGAGDHHLRLRIALPGADAFGATAARVGAWADGLRRAGLLRDVELATCHPETGRWGDGPALAAAQAVFAADSRAVLAHLSRPAPPEGDRRAAVAAHLVAIAAAFTGSPTAGARWVIEHVPRRPPQALPRPLFDRAVRLADPTEDFHAYRTELAPPGTAADPWSERAQAIRAYRGHVGGPHTRGIDPDAVLDALLHAHVLRACGTDRRDKAVCLYLARCAALAHTARTRPTGSRP encoded by the coding sequence GTGGGTTCCACGAACGAGAAACCACGACAGGACCCGACGCGGTTCCGCCTGGCGGGTGGGGCGTTGCTGCGTGCGGTGCGCCCCGTCGAGGCGCCACCGCCGTGGCCCGACCCGGCCGGGGCCGGGCCGCACGCGCACGGGGTGTGGCTGGGCTGGTTGCGGCAGGTGTGGGCGATCCCCGAGGTGGTCGAGGCGATCGCGCATGCCAGCCCCGGGCTGGACGGGCGGGTCCGGGCGTTGTGCGCAGCTGCCGATCCCGATGTGCGCGCCACGCGTGCGGCTGTGGTGTCGGTGGCCCGCTACCTGCGGCGCATGTCGCACCGTCCGACGCCCGCAGGGTTGTTCGCGGGGGTCGCCGCACTCGGATTCGGCGCGCGGGCGTCGGCGCGGTGGGGCCGGGATCACCGTGGCCTTGCGCGAGCGGACGCGCGGTGGCTGGCGCTGATCGTGGAACGGTTGGAGGCCACGCCGCAGGTCGTGCGGCTGATCCCGGTCCTCGCGGACGACACGCTGTTCGTGCGCGGCTCGAGGTTGATCGTGCCGTACGGGCCCGGTCCGGATCCTTCCGGCCCGGCGGTCGAGTTGTCGATGCGGTACACCGCGCCGGTGCGTGCGGCCCTGGAGTTGGCCCGGTCGCCGATCGTGCACCACGATCTGGAATCCCGCCTGCGGGAGCGGTTCCCGACGGTCGCCCGAGAGCGCGTGGCCGCGTTGGTGCGCGACCTGGTGGCGCGCCGGGTGTTGCTCACCGCGCTGCGGGCGCCGTCCACCGAACCGGACGCGCTCGGACACCTCGTGCGAGCCCTGGAGGAGGCGGGTGTGGGCCCGGCGTCCGGGGTGGACGCCCTGCGGGAGATCCACACGCTGCTGGCCGGGCACGACCGGGTCGTCATCGGGCGCAGCGCCGGTTTGCGGGCGGTCGCGGCGGCGCGCATGCGGGCCGTGCAGGACTGTGGGCGGCATCCGGTGGCGGTGGACGTGCGCCTGGACGCGGACGTGGTCCTGCCGTGGGCGGTGGCCCGTGAGGTGGAAGAGGCGGCGCTGTTGCTGGCTCGCCTGAGTCCGATGCCGCACGGCACGCCGGCGTGGGCCGACTACCACCGGCGGTTCTATCGCAGATACGGCACGGGCGCGTTGGTGCCGCTCCTGGACGTGGTGGCCGACAGCGGGATCGGCTGGCCGGGCGGCTACCCCGGCGCACCGGTACCCGAGAGGTTCCCGCGCGCGGGGCACAGGGATGCGGTGCTGTCGGCGCTGGCCCAGCGGGCGGCGCTGGAGGGATGCGTGGAAGTGGTGCCGGATCGGGCGTTGCTCGCGCGCCTGGCGGGGCCCGACACCTCGCGGGTGTGGCTGCCGCCGCACCTGGAGGTGGTGGTGCGGGTGGAGGCAGCCGACACGAACGCGTTGGATCGCGGGGACTTCCGCGTGGTGGTGGTGTCCCTCTCGCGGGCTGCCGGCGTGGTCGGTGGGCGTTTCCTCGATCTTCTCGGCCACCGGGGCGGAGACGAACTCGCGCAGGCGTGGGCGGCGTTGCCGGCCGGTGACGCGGGCACCGTCACCGCGCAGCTGTCGTTTCCGCCGCTGAGCCCGGCCGGTGCGCACGTGGCGCGCAGCATCCGCGTGTCGCCGAGGGTGGTTTCCCTCGGCGAGCATCGCGACCGCCGGGACGAGAACGTGCTGACCGCGCGTGACCTGGTCGTGGGAGCCGACGGGCATCGCCTGTACGTCGCGGCCCCGCGGTGGGGCCGGCGGGTGGAGGCGTGGGCGACACACGCGTTGAATCTGCGCCGGTACACCCCGCCGCTGGCGCGCCTGGTCACCGAGTTGCCCCGGGCCGCGTGCGCGCAAATCGTCGACTTCGACTGGGGTGCGGCGGCGAGTCTGCCGTTCCTGCCGCGGGTGAGGGTTGGGCGGGTGGTGCTGTCGGCGGCGCGGTGGCGGCTGGAGGCCGACGAGTTGCCGTCATGGTCGACGGCCTGGGGGGTGTGGGACGAGCACCTGACCGGGTGGCGGGCCCGGCGACGCCTGCCGGACCGTGTGGTGCTGGTGGACGGGGACCGGCGACTGCCGTTGGACATGGACGAGACGGCCGATCGAGTTCTCCTGCGCGAACACCTGCGCGATCGTGTCTGCGCCGTACTGGAGGAAGGCCCGGCGCGCGACGGCGACGGCTGGTCGGGCGGGCGGCCGCACGAGGTCGTGGTGCCGGTGGCCGCGACCGGGCCACCGGGCTGGCCGTGCCCGCCCCCGCCCACCAGGGAGCGGATCGTGGGCCGCGACCACGCGCGGACGCCCGGCGCGTCCGCGCTGCTGTACGCCCGCCTGCACGGCGACCCCCGACGCCAGGACACCATCCTGACCGACCACCTTCCCGCGCTGTGGACCGGTGCGCCCGCGGACGGCGCTGGCGCACCGGTGTGGTGGTTCCTGCGATGCGACGACGGCGCGGGCGATCACCACCTGCGCCTGAGAATCGCCCTGCCCGGCGCCGACGCGTTCGGCGCGACCGCGGCCCGGGTCGGCGCGTGGGCGGACGGGCTGCGCCGAGCCGGCCTGCTGCGGGACGTGGAGTTGGCGACCTGTCACCCCGAGACCGGACGATGGGGCGACGGCCCGGCGTTGGCAGCGGCGCAGGCCGTCTTCGCCGCCGACTCCCGCGCGGTCCTGGCCCACCTCTCCCGGCCCGCGCCACCGGAGGGGGACCGGCGAGCGGCGGTGGCGGCCCATCTGGTCGCGATCGCCGCCGCGTTCACCGGCAGCCCCACCGCAGGGGCGCGTTGGGTGATCGAACACGTACCCCGCCGCCCGCCCCAGGCCCTGCCCCGCCCGCTCTTCGATCGTGCCGTGCGCCTGGCCGACCCCACCGAAGACTTCCACGCCTACCGCACCGAGCTCGCACCGCCCGGCACCGCCGCAGACCCATGGTCGGAGCGCGCGCAGGCGATCCGCGCCTACCGCGGCCACGTAGGCGGCCCCCACACGCGAGGAATCGACCCGGACGCCGTGCTCGACGCGCTCCTGCACGCCCACGTCCTGCGCGCCTGCGGCACCGACCGCCGCGACAAGGCCGTATGCCTGTACCTGGCGCGATGCGCGGCCCTGGCCCACACCGCCCGCACCCGACCCACGGGGAGCCGCCCGTGA
- a CDS encoding tetratricopeptide repeat protein, which produces MDANDLESRTRSGCIPPELASRLLERGRADVVEAQARRGQWFCALVWARVLGDRGREGDAWEVLAPYVATGWWAAVVGAAGLLEDWGRADEAIAITRKRMEAGHPMALDAYTRLLARHGRAEEAFDLLVPHVDDRVIATALVDVADIAGRDEEAAALLAGLMRPDHHCDGPWCCRGLDPDTALGLLVTIRERQGRIDEAVTLLHRRQNVSVNGRDQLAELLARHGRVEELRAYAACDGHEGAIRQLAELLEQGGDVEGAIAVYGPADGPAARNPNPAYDLAHLLVRHGRGEEAITVMRARADAHPGDDWILHALAELCLDQGRPADGLAHLDALHARRGGEDEWELYRIRLPLIAARSGIDEALERARAHPEGDTWYAAQDIARLLAGAGRTEEAVTTLLRHDRRIGHDLAHHLVDLGRVEEALAIVVHTSPPPPRAPLGRPRSPLHHQRGIPFRRLDRHQVPLDGALAAGMTPVLELVDDSGGPSRTTWSQS; this is translated from the coding sequence GTGGACGCCAACGATCTCGAGTCCCGGACGCGGTCCGGCTGCATTCCGCCCGAGCTGGCCTCGCGGCTGCTCGAACGAGGCCGTGCCGACGTAGTGGAGGCGCAGGCCCGACGCGGCCAGTGGTTCTGCGCGTTGGTGTGGGCACGGGTGCTGGGTGATCGGGGCCGGGAGGGCGATGCGTGGGAGGTCCTCGCTCCGTATGTGGCAACGGGCTGGTGGGCGGCCGTCGTTGGCGCGGCCGGGTTGCTGGAGGACTGGGGCCGCGCCGACGAGGCGATCGCCATCACCCGAAAGCGCATGGAGGCCGGGCACCCCATGGCTTTGGACGCCTACACGAGGCTGCTCGCCCGACACGGCCGCGCGGAGGAGGCGTTCGACCTGCTCGTGCCGCATGTCGACGACCGGGTGATCGCCACCGCCCTGGTCGACGTCGCCGACATCGCCGGCCGCGACGAGGAGGCTGCCGCGCTGCTGGCCGGCCTGATGCGGCCCGACCACCATTGCGACGGCCCGTGGTGCTGCCGCGGCCTCGACCCCGACACGGCACTCGGCCTGCTCGTGACGATCCGCGAACGCCAGGGCCGCATCGACGAGGCCGTCACCCTCCTCCACCGCCGGCAGAACGTCTCGGTCAACGGCCGAGACCAACTCGCCGAGCTGCTGGCCCGACACGGCCGGGTCGAGGAACTCCGCGCCTACGCCGCGTGCGACGGACACGAGGGGGCCATACGGCAGTTGGCGGAGCTGCTGGAGCAGGGCGGCGACGTCGAGGGCGCGATCGCCGTGTACGGGCCGGCCGACGGCCCCGCCGCCCGGAACCCGAATCCGGCCTACGATCTCGCGCATCTCCTGGTCCGGCACGGACGGGGCGAGGAGGCGATCACTGTGATGCGCGCCCGGGCCGACGCCCACCCCGGCGACGACTGGATCCTCCACGCCCTGGCCGAGCTGTGCCTCGACCAGGGCCGCCCCGCCGACGGCCTGGCCCACCTCGACGCCCTCCACGCCCGGCGCGGGGGCGAGGACGAGTGGGAGCTGTACCGGATACGGCTGCCGCTGATCGCCGCCCGCAGTGGCATTGACGAGGCGCTCGAACGCGCCCGCGCCCACCCCGAGGGCGACACCTGGTACGCGGCGCAGGACATCGCACGCCTGCTCGCCGGCGCCGGGCGCACCGAGGAGGCCGTCACCACCCTCCTGCGGCACGACCGCAGGATCGGTCACGACCTCGCCCACCACCTCGTCGACCTCGGCCGCGTCGAGGAGGCCCTGGCCATCGTGGTGCACACGAGCCCTCCGCCGCCGCGCGCTCCGTTGGGCCGACCGCGTTCCCCGCTGCACCATCAACGCGGCATACCCTTCCGGCGACTCGACCGGCACCAGGTACCCCTCGATGGCGCCCTGGCAGCAGGAATGACCCCCGTGCTGGAGCTGGTAGACGACTCCGGAGGGCCCTCCAGGACCACGTGGAGCCAGTCGTGA
- a CDS encoding lanthionine synthetase C family protein: protein MTPDQALAVADDLADPTDPRRPTQSPWWALSLAHGAPGIALLHAETAAAGLRPWKRAQDWLTAAAGTAVSAAGGTGAFYGAPALAHALAAVDTARPGSYRRALAVLDTQVAAHALRRVDAAQARLRAATLPHLAEFDTLRGLAGVGAHLLRRDPGGRAVRAVLSHLVRLTEPLADEEGPVPGWWSPTGPSGHHDPEFPGGHGNAGMAHGISGVLAALSLAAVREVAVPGQTRAIDTIRAWLDAHRLDTALGARWPYLLTRAEQAAPPAPELLRHAGDRRRPSWCYGTAGIARALQMAALARGDERGRHEAETALLGAMRDTRRRALTVEGSLCHGHAGLARICARAAADADGPNADPLRAMVPELLDAAHPPADARPGLLEGAAGIALAVLAGTGVPRTGWDTCLLIT, encoded by the coding sequence GTGACCCCGGACCAGGCATTGGCCGTCGCCGACGACCTCGCCGACCCCACCGACCCCCGACGGCCGACCCAATCCCCATGGTGGGCACTGTCCCTGGCACACGGCGCACCCGGCATCGCACTCCTGCACGCCGAGACCGCGGCCGCCGGGCTGCGGCCGTGGAAACGCGCCCAGGACTGGCTGACGGCCGCCGCAGGAACCGCGGTCAGCGCCGCCGGCGGCACCGGCGCCTTCTACGGCGCCCCCGCCCTCGCCCACGCCCTCGCGGCCGTCGACACCGCCCGTCCTGGCTCCTACCGCCGCGCCCTCGCCGTCCTGGACACACAGGTCGCCGCGCACGCCCTGCGCCGCGTCGACGCCGCCCAAGCCAGGCTCCGCGCCGCCACGTTGCCGCACCTGGCCGAATTCGACACGCTCCGGGGCCTGGCCGGCGTAGGCGCACACCTGCTGCGCCGCGACCCCGGCGGCCGGGCGGTGCGGGCGGTCCTGTCCCACCTGGTGCGCCTGACCGAACCCCTCGCGGACGAGGAGGGGCCGGTGCCGGGCTGGTGGAGTCCGACCGGGCCGTCCGGACACCACGACCCGGAGTTCCCCGGCGGCCACGGCAACGCCGGGATGGCCCACGGAATCAGCGGCGTGCTCGCGGCTCTCTCCCTCGCAGCGGTGCGCGAGGTAGCCGTGCCCGGACAAACGCGTGCCATCGACACGATCCGTGCGTGGCTCGACGCCCACCGCCTCGACACCGCACTCGGGGCCCGATGGCCCTACCTGCTCACCCGCGCCGAACAAGCAGCACCCCCCGCGCCCGAGCTACTGCGCCACGCCGGGGACCGCCGCCGCCCGTCGTGGTGCTACGGAACCGCGGGCATCGCCCGCGCCCTGCAAATGGCCGCCCTGGCCCGCGGGGACGAACGAGGCCGACACGAGGCGGAGACCGCCCTGCTGGGGGCGATGCGCGATACCCGCCGGCGGGCTCTGACGGTCGAAGGGTCGCTGTGTCACGGGCACGCCGGACTGGCCCGCATCTGCGCCCGCGCCGCCGCCGACGCCGACGGGCCCAACGCGGACCCCCTGCGGGCCATGGTCCCCGAACTCCTCGACGCCGCACACCCGCCCGCCGACGCGCGGCCCGGCCTGCTGGAAGGGGCCGCCGGTATCGCCTTGGCCGTACTCGCCGGCACCGGCGTCCCGCGCACCGGCTGGGACACCTGCCTGCTGATCACCTGA
- the fxlA gene encoding FxLD family lanthipeptide has product MSTGITEREPVTRPVVDPDDEGFDLDVSVLEIADPNGLITMTDDNCGSSCEKTTCITSS; this is encoded by the coding sequence ATGAGCACGGGCATCACGGAGCGGGAGCCGGTCACGCGGCCGGTGGTCGACCCCGACGACGAGGGCTTCGACCTGGACGTCAGTGTGTTGGAGATCGCGGACCCGAACGGTCTGATCACCATGACGGACGACAACTGCGGCTCCAGTTGTGAGAAGACGACCTGCATCACCTCTTCCTGA
- a CDS encoding phosphopantetheine-binding protein: MTPDADRDHLRALVLTTARTLHPTRDIDASTALDELGLDSLDRLALAVDVEHATGLELPDRVLTDAATLDDLVTHLDHAPRGPRTGSRPTTEPTPEEPTADEDPTADVDRTGRPQPQDRPDTGAGFHGPGHADPGSMVGENTRLWHQAQVATGARVGADCVVGKGAYIGTGSVLGDRVKIGNHASVFGARVADAVMICPGALLLEDAAARATTPTAGAKGPTTSTAPRSPSSTAPPSAQAPASPPECGSAAMPWSPSGPSSPATSPPTPSSPATPPAPAAGRAPAATPSAPTSPARTAPAPTAPTAPA; encoded by the coding sequence ATGACCCCCGACGCCGACCGCGACCACCTGCGTGCCTTGGTCCTGACCACCGCCCGCACACTGCACCCCACCCGCGACATCGACGCGTCCACCGCTCTGGACGAACTGGGACTCGACTCGCTCGACCGCCTCGCCCTGGCCGTCGACGTCGAACACGCCACCGGCCTGGAACTGCCCGACCGCGTACTCACCGACGCCGCCACGCTCGACGACCTCGTCACCCACCTCGACCACGCACCACGCGGCCCGCGCACCGGATCCCGCCCGACCACCGAACCCACTCCCGAAGAGCCGACCGCCGACGAGGACCCGACCGCCGACGTCGATCGGACCGGCCGCCCGCAGCCGCAGGACCGGCCCGACACCGGTGCCGGCTTCCACGGGCCCGGCCACGCGGATCCCGGCTCCATGGTCGGGGAGAACACCCGCCTGTGGCACCAGGCGCAGGTCGCCACCGGCGCCCGCGTCGGCGCCGACTGCGTCGTGGGCAAGGGCGCCTACATCGGCACCGGCAGCGTCCTGGGCGACCGCGTCAAGATCGGCAACCACGCGAGCGTGTTCGGCGCCCGCGTCGCCGACGCGGTGATGATCTGCCCCGGGGCGCTCCTCCTCGAAGACGCCGCAGCCCGCGCCACCACCCCGACGGCCGGCGCAAAGGGCCCGACGACTTCGACCGCACCCCGGTCACCGTCGAGTACGGCGCCACCATCGGCGCAGGCGCCGGCGTCGCCCCCGGAGTGCGGATCGGCCGCCATGCCATGGTCGCCCTCAGGGCCGTCGTCGCCCGCGACGTCCCCGCCCACGCCCTCGTCGCCGGCAACCCCGCCCGCCCCTGCGGCTGGGCGTGCGCCTGCGGCCACACCCTCGGCACCGACCTCGCCTGCCCGCACTGCGCCCGCGCCCACCGCCCCCACGGCACCGGCCTGA
- a CDS encoding GntR family transcriptional regulator → MAITIDPASSVAPFEQIRGQLADQARAGTLPAGTRLPTIRALAGELGLAYNTVARAYRELEADGVIKTRGRSGSFVAAAGDNAHRAASKAALEYAHRAHQLGLTRDEAIIAALGAVEAAYPH, encoded by the coding sequence ATGGCGATCACCATCGATCCGGCCTCGTCCGTCGCACCGTTCGAGCAGATTCGGGGGCAACTCGCCGACCAGGCCCGGGCCGGCACACTGCCCGCCGGCACCAGACTGCCGACCATACGTGCGTTGGCCGGCGAACTCGGCCTGGCGTACAACACGGTCGCGCGCGCCTACCGCGAACTGGAGGCGGACGGCGTGATCAAGACCCGGGGCCGCTCGGGCAGCTTCGTCGCCGCGGCCGGGGACAACGCGCACCGGGCGGCGAGCAAGGCCGCGCTCGAATACGCGCACCGCGCACACCAGCTCGGCCTGACCCGCGACGAGGCGATCATCGCCGCACTGGGCGCAGTCGAGGCGGCCTATCCCCACTAG
- a CDS encoding helix-turn-helix domain-containing protein, which translates to MPNVRAVPTLRRRRLGEALRRYRTAAQLSLERAASEMRWDDSKLSRIENARARIPPQDVARLLRLYDVNDPDIAQALEALARDAGKTGWWQPYGVVTPGLHDYLVLESDADSTRIYTPNLIPGLLQTGAYAREIIAATALTRTPQEVLSLAEVRKARQSILTRPDRPLSLWAVIHESAFHQRFAGQPALMRHQLRHLLDSADLPNVSIQVMPLTATPHPGLLGLFEIVRFPNPWPTVVNLENLRGGYFVEGTADVQVFEAAFDHVVAAALPVDDSREIIKNLMEGTGT; encoded by the coding sequence ATGCCCAACGTTCGCGCCGTGCCCACCCTGCGCCGACGCCGCCTCGGCGAAGCCCTGCGCCGCTACCGCACCGCGGCGCAACTGAGCCTCGAGCGCGCCGCCTCGGAAATGCGTTGGGACGACAGCAAACTCAGCCGCATCGAGAACGCCCGGGCTCGCATACCACCCCAGGACGTCGCCCGCCTGCTGCGCCTGTACGACGTGAACGACCCTGATATCGCCCAGGCCCTCGAAGCCCTCGCCCGCGACGCGGGCAAGACGGGATGGTGGCAGCCCTACGGCGTCGTCACTCCAGGCCTGCACGACTACCTCGTCCTGGAATCCGACGCGGACAGCACCCGGATCTACACCCCGAACCTGATCCCCGGCCTGCTCCAAACCGGCGCCTACGCGCGCGAGATCATCGCCGCCACCGCCCTGACGCGCACACCGCAAGAGGTTCTGTCCCTCGCGGAGGTCCGCAAGGCCCGGCAATCCATCCTCACCCGCCCCGACCGCCCGCTCAGTCTGTGGGCCGTCATCCACGAATCCGCGTTCCACCAACGCTTCGCCGGTCAACCCGCCCTTATGCGCCATCAACTCCGGCACCTGCTCGACTCCGCCGACCTGCCCAACGTCTCCATCCAGGTCATGCCACTCACCGCCACCCCCCACCCCGGGCTCCTCGGACTGTTCGAGATCGTGCGCTTCCCGAACCCGTGGCCCACCGTCGTCAACCTCGAAAACCTGCGCGGCGGCTACTTTGTCGAAGGCACCGCCGACGTCCAGGTCTTCGAAGCCGCCTTCGACCACGTCGTGGCCGCCGCCCTCCCCGTCGACGACTCGCGCGAAATCATCAAGAACCTCATGGAAGGAACAGGAACGTGA
- a CDS encoding NUDIX domain-containing protein, which produces MTHLPPAEYYATLPHHIGGAGAILHDTDGRFLLVEPAYGDGHWEIPGGAMDEGEYPWDTARREIKEELGLDLTPGRLLAVDWVPPQPDGRPALANYLFDGGPVTETHAKERIRLAAGELTAWHLAAPTEWDTLMAPHMARRLHACANALADHTTAYLHHGTAPTNNHRDHR; this is translated from the coding sequence ATGACCCACCTACCCCCCGCCGAGTACTACGCGACGCTGCCCCACCACATCGGCGGCGCCGGAGCGATCCTCCACGACACCGACGGCCGATTCCTCCTGGTCGAACCCGCCTACGGCGACGGCCACTGGGAAATCCCCGGCGGCGCCATGGACGAAGGCGAATACCCCTGGGACACCGCCCGCCGCGAGATCAAGGAGGAACTCGGACTCGACCTCACCCCCGGTCGCCTCCTGGCCGTCGACTGGGTACCGCCCCAACCCGACGGCCGCCCCGCCCTCGCGAACTACCTCTTCGACGGCGGACCCGTCACCGAAACCCACGCCAAGGAACGCATCCGCCTCGCCGCCGGCGAACTCACCGCATGGCACCTCGCGGCACCCACCGAGTGGGACACCCTCATGGCCCCCCACATGGCCCGCCGCCTCCACGCCTGCGCCAACGCGCTCGCCGACCACACCACCGCCTACCTCCACCACGGCACCGCCCCCACCAACAACCACCGCGACCACCGCTGA